In Gossypium arboreum isolate Shixiya-1 chromosome 3, ASM2569848v2, whole genome shotgun sequence, the sequence AGAGGGGCAGTCCCCAACTTTACCtaaacaagaagaagaagaagggaaATTAAAGAACACACTCCTCACTCACCCCCGGTTTTCAGGTCTTTTACTCCTTTGGAAACCACTGCGCTGCCCACCTTTATATTAACCATAATCTTTCACTTCTCCTTCTCCTCCTTCTCCCTCGATCTCTCTCTGAAATATAATTACGATGAGGATGAGCTGTAATGGCTGCAGGGTCCTGCGTAAGGGCTGCACCGAAAACTGCACCATTAGACCTTGTCTTCAATGGATCAAGTCCTCTGATTCTCAAGCCAATGCTACTCTCTTCCTTGCCAAATTCTATGGCCGAGCTGGTCTCCTCAACCTAATTGAAGCCGGCCCTGAAAACCTTCGCCCTGGTACGTACTTCATTAACCCCACCCAACCAAAAACAAGATTTCATTAATtgcttttaactttttttttttttgtatgcaTTTTGTTTGTAGCTATTTTTAGATCACTTTTATACGAGGCCTGTGGGCGTGTGGTAAATCCAGTTTATGGGTCAATTGGGATGCTTTGGTCCGGGAACTGGGGTGAGTGCCAAGCAGCCGTTGATGCTGTGCTGAAAGGCTCCCCCATAACCCAAACTTCATCATCTTTGGAATCAGTTGAAGAAGAGCAACCGATTTCCCCTCTCAAGACCTACGACATCCGCCATGTCTTCAAGGACACCAAACCAGCTGCAGCAGCAGACATCGAAAAGGTCAAGACCCGCACTCGTTTCAAGCGATCCAGGACTCGCTCCAAGCGACAGGTGGTTGACTCGTGGATGAGCCAACTCGGAAATGGTGACAGCAAAGAAGATGAGAGCACCTTCTCTGTGGAGACCGTGGAGGGTTCGCTGGTAAACCACGCCAAAAGGGGTCCTATCTTGAAG encodes:
- the LOC108474742 gene encoding LOB domain-containing protein 42-like gives rise to the protein MRMSCNGCRVLRKGCTENCTIRPCLQWIKSSDSQANATLFLAKFYGRAGLLNLIEAGPENLRPAIFRSLLYEACGRVVNPVYGSIGMLWSGNWGECQAAVDAVLKGSPITQTSSSLESVEEEQPISPLKTYDIRHVFKDTKPAAAADIEKVKTRTRFKRSRTRSKRQVVDSWMSQLGNGDSKEDESTFSVETVEGSLVNHAKRGPILKFEDSSNVGLELTLALLPEATHLG